One genomic region from Sulfurospirillum oryzae encodes:
- a CDS encoding radical SAM/SPASM domain-containing protein gives MKFYRVYVELTNICGLACSFCPPKTLPTQSMSLSFFEHVLDELTPYTKEIAYHIGGDALTLSNLKEYLDLTCKKNFKVMLTTSGYYLSKHDLHTLLHPAIKQINISLNSYNKNALPLSFEAYMEPIMKLCALKVEHNKDLFINLRLWNMDEAHSEETFNKKLFSYLENIFHTPLHVKTIYEQKPRSIRLGEKILLHFDDYFEWPSLHLQHESDGTCQGLSSHIGILSNGKVVPCCLDKDGVIELGDLHVSSLGDILNTSRTKAIIEGFKRHHAVENLCQKCTYKHRFKEK, from the coding sequence ATGAAATTTTACCGCGTCTATGTCGAGCTCACCAATATTTGTGGGCTCGCATGCAGTTTCTGCCCGCCTAAAACACTTCCAACACAGAGCATGTCACTTTCTTTTTTTGAACATGTGTTGGATGAATTAACACCTTATACTAAAGAGATTGCCTACCATATAGGCGGTGATGCACTCACACTTTCCAATTTGAAAGAGTATTTGGATCTTACATGTAAAAAGAATTTTAAAGTCATGCTCACAACCAGCGGTTATTATTTGAGCAAACATGATCTTCATACCCTCCTCCATCCTGCCATCAAACAGATCAACATTTCACTCAATAGCTACAATAAAAACGCCCTGCCACTCTCATTTGAAGCCTATATGGAACCTATTATGAAGCTATGTGCGTTGAAAGTGGAGCATAACAAAGACCTTTTCATCAATCTGCGTTTATGGAATATGGACGAAGCTCACAGTGAAGAAACGTTCAATAAAAAACTCTTTTCTTATTTAGAAAATATCTTTCACACACCTTTACATGTAAAGACGATTTATGAGCAAAAACCTCGTTCCATCCGATTGGGCGAAAAAATTCTGCTCCATTTTGATGACTATTTTGAGTGGCCAAGCCTTCATTTGCAACATGAAAGCGATGGTACATGCCAAGGGCTTAGTTCACACATTGGGATTTTGAGCAATGGGAAAGTTGTTCCGTGCTGTCTTGATAAAGATGGTGTCATTGAACTAGGAGATTTACATGTAAGCTCACTGGGTGATATTTTAAATACCTCTCGAACAAAAGCCATTATAGAGGGATTTAAACGTCATCACGCTGTTGAAAATTTATGCCAAAAGTGTACTTATAAACACCGTTTTAAGGAGAAATAA
- a CDS encoding GGDEF domain-containing protein — protein sequence MQKKLSLVIVGTIFISFMILMVISALSIRNIGIKNAEEKAQIISNLVQDGLSAHMLSGTMDQREFFLKKISTAKGVDALWIVRSESVVNQFGKGLNNEVMRDGIDEQALKSGQVQQQSEENAHSAKLRVTTPYIAKEHGIPNCMQCHNAKEGDVLGAISIVFDIGEVRTNGILTSLTILGISIIIMLLVFVIINRSMQPLMELFHSIKFVMKKAQEGEYVRRVRCSSNDKEYQDVKFWLNSLLDKLEDTLKDIEVTVKKFLALSPNHQPDLLLETQSIVHELSDIYQFKRTIEFDEDKEQVYKRIGSILQNDVGLQDFILIESGKNDIHPSIVFDASSKKRTINLNCRALRTKQTVNSEQFRDICGLCATSAFHLCIPYLITSDFELLLTIWAKSQEELAQIKEKLPKIQNYIDAARPELVSKNLTEILKVSSTTDALTELYNRKYLDEYIEKALSQAKRNGIAYGILMIDIDWFKMVNDTYGHDVGDKAIKVLAQVLKENIRESDTAFRFGGEEFLVLLYECEEAMVLAIAEKIRLAFEKSPIQAHNGASFYKTLSVGASIFPNDSDSLWKCVKFADIALYNAKDSGRNCSKRFQASMVDATELKTDF from the coding sequence ATGCAAAAAAAGCTCTCTTTGGTCATTGTAGGAACCATTTTTATCTCTTTTATGATCTTAATGGTAATTTCCGCACTTTCAATCCGAAATATTGGAATCAAAAATGCGGAGGAAAAAGCGCAAATCATTTCTAACTTAGTACAAGATGGCCTTAGTGCTCACATGCTTAGTGGCACAATGGACCAAAGAGAGTTTTTCCTTAAAAAGATTAGTACCGCCAAAGGAGTCGATGCCCTTTGGATCGTACGTAGTGAATCGGTTGTCAATCAGTTTGGCAAAGGGTTGAATAACGAAGTCATGCGCGATGGCATTGACGAACAAGCTTTGAAAAGTGGTCAAGTACAACAACAGAGCGAAGAGAATGCGCATAGTGCAAAATTACGCGTTACAACGCCTTATATTGCCAAAGAGCATGGAATACCCAACTGTATGCAGTGCCATAATGCTAAAGAAGGTGATGTATTAGGGGCTATTAGCATCGTTTTTGATATTGGTGAAGTACGTACCAATGGTATCCTAACCTCATTAACGATCTTGGGAATTTCGATTATTATCATGTTGTTGGTTTTTGTCATTATTAACCGCTCTATGCAGCCTCTTATGGAGCTTTTCCATTCTATTAAATTTGTTATGAAAAAAGCCCAAGAAGGCGAGTATGTTAGACGTGTACGTTGTTCTAGCAATGATAAAGAGTACCAAGATGTTAAATTTTGGCTCAACTCATTGCTCGATAAACTTGAAGACACGCTGAAAGATATTGAAGTTACTGTTAAAAAGTTTTTGGCACTTTCGCCTAACCATCAACCCGATCTTCTGCTTGAGACGCAAAGCATTGTGCATGAACTCTCTGACATTTACCAATTCAAACGTACCATTGAATTTGATGAAGACAAAGAACAAGTTTATAAACGAATTGGTTCTATTTTACAAAATGATGTGGGACTTCAAGATTTTATCTTGATTGAATCAGGGAAAAATGATATTCATCCGAGCATTGTGTTTGATGCTTCTTCCAAAAAACGCACGATCAATCTAAACTGTCGCGCACTACGCACTAAACAAACCGTCAATTCAGAGCAATTTCGTGATATTTGTGGATTGTGTGCCACATCTGCTTTCCACTTGTGTATCCCTTATTTGATCACCAGCGATTTTGAACTCTTGCTTACAATATGGGCAAAATCCCAAGAAGAACTTGCCCAAATCAAAGAAAAATTGCCAAAAATTCAAAACTATATTGATGCTGCGCGTCCAGAATTAGTCAGCAAAAACTTGACAGAGATTTTAAAAGTCTCCTCAACAACCGATGCTCTCACAGAGCTTTATAACCGTAAATATTTGGATGAATACATCGAAAAAGCACTCTCTCAAGCAAAACGCAATGGCATTGCTTATGGCATCTTGATGATCGACATTGACTGGTTTAAAATGGTCAATGACACTTATGGACACGATGTAGGCGATAAGGCAATCAAAGTACTCGCACAAGTACTGAAAGAAAACATCCGCGAATCCGATACTGCTTTCCGTTTTGGCGGCGAGGAATTTTTGGTCTTACTCTACGAATGTGAAGAAGCGATGGTGCTTGCAATAGCAGAAAAAATACGTCTTGCTTTTGAAAAATCACCTATACAAGCTCACAATGGAGCAAGCTTCTACAAAACACTTAGTGTCGGTGCATCAATCTTCCCTAACGATTCTGATTCACTGTGGAAGTGTGTGAAGTTTGCAGACATCGCCCTTTACAATGCTAAAGACAGTGGTCGTAATTGCAGCAAACGATTTCAAGCCTCTATGGTTGATGCAACTGAGCTCAAAACTGATTTTTAA
- the glmS gene encoding glutamine--fructose-6-phosphate transaminase (isomerizing): MCGIVGYIGTKEKRNFLISGLKELEYRGYDSAGIAVLKDGDITSFKATGKLTNLDHKVENFTSSGFGVGIGHTRWATHGKPTEANAHPHWGEFSYIIHNGIIENYKEIKDELLKDGVKFLSQTDTEVAVHLFEKNVRELGDSFKAFEKTITSLHGAYAILLISKKEPDVIFFAKNAVPLLLGKSNDGEVFFSSSDAPLIGLVKEVVYLEDGEYGWAKNQEITLLKNFVPQHLDFKALTQDKLSAQKDGYRYFMEKEIYEQSLVVGETLMGRIKGNSVVLDELTSLDLKNIDAIKICACGTSYHAALSACYMFERLAKIRCNVEIASEFRYKEPLLDAKTLFIVISQSGETADTLEALKMAKRGGMQTLAICNVDNSSIVRTADMTILTRAGIEKGVASTKAFATQVITLWLLTLFIGERKGNIDATTLQSEIAALLHIPLVLKVNETTHEKIRRLSKRYLHGHGFFFIGRDLFYPLALEGALKLKEISYLHAEGYPAGEMKHGPIALADSELFTIALMPKNLLYDKMKSNVEELGARDSTLLIISPEPFELADDFIKTKSHDHMMGEFFEMMLITQLLALEISIRLGNDVDMPRNLAKSVTVE; this comes from the coding sequence ATGTGTGGAATTGTTGGCTATATTGGAACCAAAGAAAAACGCAATTTTTTGATCAGTGGGCTAAAAGAACTTGAATACAGAGGATATGATTCAGCAGGTATTGCTGTACTTAAAGATGGCGACATCACCTCATTTAAAGCCACAGGCAAACTCACTAACTTAGACCATAAAGTCGAAAACTTTACTTCATCTGGTTTTGGTGTAGGCATCGGACATACAAGATGGGCAACGCATGGCAAACCAACCGAAGCGAATGCACATCCTCATTGGGGTGAATTTTCTTATATCATCCACAATGGCATCATCGAAAACTACAAAGAGATCAAAGATGAACTTTTAAAAGATGGTGTGAAATTTTTAAGCCAGACCGATACCGAAGTTGCCGTTCACCTTTTTGAAAAAAATGTAAGAGAATTAGGTGACAGTTTTAAAGCATTTGAAAAAACCATCACCTCTTTGCATGGCGCTTATGCCATCTTACTAATTAGCAAAAAAGAACCCGATGTCATCTTCTTTGCTAAAAATGCCGTTCCTCTACTCCTTGGCAAAAGCAATGATGGCGAAGTCTTTTTTAGCTCTTCTGATGCACCACTCATAGGGCTTGTTAAAGAGGTTGTTTATCTAGAAGACGGCGAATACGGTTGGGCAAAAAATCAAGAGATTACCCTTCTTAAAAACTTTGTACCACAGCATCTTGATTTTAAAGCACTCACACAAGATAAACTCTCTGCTCAAAAAGATGGGTATCGTTATTTCATGGAAAAAGAGATTTACGAGCAATCTTTGGTTGTTGGTGAAACACTAATGGGTCGCATCAAAGGTAACTCTGTTGTCTTAGATGAACTCACCTCACTTGATCTTAAAAATATTGACGCCATTAAAATCTGCGCATGCGGTACGAGTTATCATGCGGCCTTAAGTGCTTGTTATATGTTCGAGCGCTTGGCGAAGATTCGATGCAATGTAGAAATTGCCAGTGAATTTCGCTATAAAGAGCCTCTTTTAGATGCTAAAACACTTTTTATTGTGATCTCGCAAAGTGGTGAAACGGCAGACACGCTTGAAGCCCTTAAAATGGCAAAACGTGGCGGCATGCAAACACTTGCCATTTGTAACGTAGACAACTCTTCCATCGTGCGAACTGCCGATATGACTATTTTGACGCGTGCTGGCATTGAAAAAGGTGTGGCAAGCACGAAAGCCTTTGCAACGCAAGTGATTACCCTTTGGCTTTTAACGCTTTTTATTGGCGAGCGAAAAGGAAACATCGATGCAACAACACTCCAAAGTGAAATTGCAGCGCTTTTACATATACCTCTTGTTCTAAAAGTCAATGAAACAACCCATGAAAAAATTCGCCGCCTCTCCAAGCGTTATTTGCACGGACACGGTTTCTTTTTTATTGGTCGCGATCTTTTCTATCCGCTCGCACTAGAAGGAGCTTTAAAGCTCAAAGAGATCAGTTATCTTCATGCGGAAGGCTACCCTGCAGGCGAGATGAAACATGGCCCAATAGCCCTTGCGGACAGTGAACTCTTCACCATTGCCTTAATGCCTAAAAATCTTCTGTACGATAAAATGAAAAGCAACGTCGAAGAGCTAGGAGCTAGAGATTCTACCCTGCTGATCATCAGTCCAGAACCATTTGAGTTAGCCGATGATTTCATTAAAACAAAATCCCATGATCACATGATGGGCGAATTTTTTGAAATGATGCTCATCACGCAACTTCTTGCTTTAGAAATTTCTATTCGCCTTGGAAACGATGTTGATATGCCACGAAATTTAGCGAAAAGTGTCACTGTAGAATAA
- a CDS encoding HD domain-containing protein, whose amino-acid sequence MEIEEIIEDLIDKNADDFEISKLIKEHIKSYLGSLNEIFVENQGKDFLVKHAKKIDQFIILIYKYTLRKYFGNYMPFVNSIPVVLVGMGSYGREELCVYSDIDLMVVYKAVPGYNIEPLIQSMLYLAWDAGMKLGHRTHKLEELVPASNEDLTIKTAMLESRFLCGSKLLWMETERELLKIQKWQKREVISQIVRANEERRAKHPMSMEPNIKEGVGGLRDANTLSWICKILFGSIRIRDRVPEIINEEEYKEFRSSLEFLYRVRSALHLSAKKKQDVLNLEFIPEVAQKLGFQNKVLKNAQMQLASRTMASMHTIDVTCKIFMRKLTASILSHPTRLSELKKGRIEKGLYVADNCVVASLKMPSPSLSVVLEQLQQFDDPKLSFDISYVSYIKNCHYTSHNSKKIYKQFRALLFQPNLYTLFSLLYEASLLQQLIKPFRQILNLAQFDGYHKLPVDIHSLHTLYHLENIKEPFIKSLFDDLCPEGRALMKLVAFIHDIGKGRKGDHSELGAKIFRAYAMKLQFSEQAIETGIVLIKYHTLMSNTANREDIYDEKVILAFISKLQSPQILKMLYILTYADTNAVNDNIYTGFISKLLREFYNYSLDMFDKEELIDETTKRLRKENSLKKSPEFLALSKSLQKKTLSVQSNFFFLKQKPSAIVRIVKEADETRDDHYSYKISNDSHLSITVIRGRSFNIGYLLGKLSYLDLVQMDIYKLFDGKKFFQIDFNEKVTENDIELIRELIDNSFDMSKKVTLKKPTILKGEIDINCEHSKSYALMHVNTKNQHGLMAYMMSVFDEHGIDIAMAKIQTIKNRTRNLLLIEKTVGLCNNGENILDYFY is encoded by the coding sequence ATGGAAATCGAAGAAATTATTGAAGACCTTATTGACAAAAACGCCGATGATTTTGAAATATCAAAGCTGATTAAAGAGCATATTAAGAGCTATCTTGGCTCACTCAATGAGATTTTTGTCGAAAATCAAGGTAAAGACTTCCTTGTTAAACATGCCAAAAAAATTGACCAATTTATCATTCTTATTTACAAATACACGCTGCGAAAATACTTTGGCAACTACATGCCTTTTGTCAACTCCATCCCCGTGGTACTCGTTGGCATGGGAAGTTATGGCAGAGAAGAGTTATGTGTTTATTCCGACATTGACCTGATGGTTGTTTACAAAGCTGTGCCTGGCTATAACATCGAGCCCCTCATCCAGTCTATGCTTTACCTCGCTTGGGATGCGGGCATGAAGTTAGGGCACCGTACTCACAAACTGGAAGAGTTAGTCCCCGCTAGCAATGAAGATCTGACCATCAAAACCGCCATGCTTGAATCTCGTTTTTTATGCGGATCAAAGCTTTTATGGATGGAGACAGAGCGAGAACTGCTCAAGATTCAAAAATGGCAAAAAAGAGAGGTCATTTCCCAAATCGTAAGAGCCAATGAAGAACGCCGTGCCAAACACCCTATGAGCATGGAGCCTAACATCAAAGAAGGTGTCGGAGGGCTAAGAGACGCCAATACCCTTTCATGGATTTGCAAAATCCTCTTTGGAAGCATTCGCATTAGAGACCGCGTGCCTGAGATTATCAATGAAGAAGAGTACAAAGAATTTCGAAGCTCTTTAGAATTTTTATACCGTGTACGTTCGGCTCTTCATCTAAGCGCCAAAAAGAAGCAAGATGTTCTTAACCTAGAGTTCATTCCTGAGGTTGCACAAAAACTAGGCTTTCAAAACAAAGTTTTAAAAAATGCGCAGATGCAACTCGCCTCTCGTACGATGGCCTCAATGCACACGATTGACGTTACATGTAAAATCTTTATGCGCAAACTTACCGCTTCCATTTTGAGCCATCCAACACGTTTGAGCGAACTCAAAAAAGGACGTATTGAAAAAGGGCTATATGTTGCTGATAACTGTGTCGTTGCCTCTTTGAAAATGCCAAGTCCAAGCCTCAGCGTTGTCCTAGAGCAACTCCAGCAGTTTGACGACCCCAAGCTTAGTTTTGACATCAGCTATGTGAGTTACATCAAAAATTGCCATTACACATCGCATAACTCAAAGAAAATCTACAAACAGTTCCGTGCGCTTTTGTTCCAACCAAATCTTTATACACTTTTTAGCCTACTCTATGAAGCATCGCTTTTACAACAACTCATCAAACCGTTTCGCCAAATTCTCAACCTTGCACAGTTTGATGGTTATCACAAATTGCCTGTGGACATCCACTCCTTACATACGCTCTATCACCTAGAAAACATCAAAGAGCCGTTTATCAAGTCGCTTTTTGATGACCTCTGCCCTGAAGGACGCGCTTTAATGAAATTAGTCGCGTTTATTCATGACATTGGCAAAGGCAGAAAAGGCGACCACAGCGAACTTGGAGCAAAAATATTTAGAGCTTACGCTATGAAATTACAGTTTTCAGAACAAGCCATTGAAACGGGAATTGTGCTTATCAAGTACCATACCCTTATGAGTAACACCGCAAACCGTGAAGACATCTACGATGAAAAAGTGATTTTGGCATTTATCTCCAAACTTCAAAGCCCACAGATTTTAAAAATGCTTTACATTCTCACGTATGCCGATACCAATGCGGTAAACGACAATATCTACACCGGATTTATCTCAAAACTGCTTCGCGAGTTTTACAACTATAGTCTTGATATGTTCGATAAAGAAGAGCTCATTGATGAGACAACCAAACGCCTTCGTAAAGAGAATAGTCTTAAAAAAAGTCCTGAATTTTTAGCACTTTCTAAATCACTTCAGAAAAAAACACTCTCAGTACAATCCAACTTCTTTTTCCTCAAACAAAAACCAAGTGCGATTGTTCGCATTGTCAAAGAAGCTGACGAGACCCGAGATGATCATTACAGCTATAAGATCAGCAACGACTCGCACCTGAGCATCACGGTTATTCGAGGTAGGAGCTTTAACATCGGTTACCTTTTAGGGAAACTCTCTTATCTTGATCTTGTTCAGATGGATATTTACAAACTTTTTGATGGCAAGAAATTCTTCCAAATTGATTTTAATGAAAAAGTCACTGAAAACGATATTGAACTTATCCGTGAACTTATCGACAACTCCTTTGATATGAGCAAGAAGGTGACACTCAAAAAACCAACTATTCTCAAAGGTGAAATCGACATCAACTGCGAACACTCCAAGTCGTATGCGCTTATGCATGTCAATACTAAAAATCAACACGGACTTATGGCATACATGATGAGTGTGTTTGACGAACATGGCATTGATATCGCGATGGCAAAAATCCAAACCATTAAGAACAGGACGAGAAACCTACTTTTAATCGAAAAAACAGTCGGGTTATGCAACAATGGAGAAAATATTTTAGATTATTTTTACTAA
- the trpB gene encoding tryptophan synthase subunit beta: MQKPYLRAFPDANGYFGKFGGAFLPPELVEQFKKIEEAYLTIGNSHNFIRELRDIRKHYQGRPTPVYYAKRLSEHVGGARIYLKREDLNHTGAHKLNHCMGEALLAKYLGKKKLIAETGAGQHGVALATAAAYFGLECEIHMGEVDIAKEHPNVVRMRVLGAKVVPVSFGARTLKEAVDSAFEAYLKDPENSIYCIGSVVGPHPFPKMVRDFQSVVGIEAREQFLEMTGNLPDNLVACVGGGSNAMGLFSAFIDDPCEMYGVEPGGKGTKLGEHAASLTYGSEGILHGFNSIMLKNDKGEPAAVHSVASGLDYPSVGPEHAYLNSIARTKVGIANDAETIQAFYDLSHYEGIIPALESAHAVAFAMKLAKEKPYESILVNLSGRGDKDIDFVVANYKPEDYM, translated from the coding sequence ATGCAAAAACCCTATCTAAGAGCTTTCCCTGACGCGAATGGTTACTTTGGAAAATTTGGTGGAGCGTTTTTACCACCAGAGCTTGTAGAGCAGTTTAAAAAGATTGAAGAGGCGTACTTGACCATCGGCAATTCGCACAATTTCATTCGAGAACTTCGCGATATTCGCAAACATTATCAAGGTCGTCCCACACCGGTGTATTATGCCAAACGTCTTAGTGAACATGTAGGAGGGGCACGTATTTACCTTAAGCGTGAAGATTTGAATCACACGGGAGCACACAAGCTCAACCATTGTATGGGCGAAGCTCTTTTAGCCAAATATTTAGGCAAGAAAAAACTTATCGCTGAAACGGGAGCTGGGCAACACGGCGTGGCACTGGCTACTGCAGCGGCGTACTTTGGCTTAGAATGCGAGATTCACATGGGTGAAGTTGACATCGCTAAAGAGCATCCAAACGTGGTTCGTATGCGTGTTTTAGGTGCAAAAGTGGTACCTGTGAGTTTTGGCGCTCGTACCCTTAAAGAAGCGGTAGATTCAGCGTTTGAGGCTTACCTTAAAGATCCCGAAAACAGCATTTATTGCATCGGCTCTGTCGTAGGGCCGCACCCTTTTCCTAAAATGGTACGTGACTTTCAAAGTGTCGTAGGCATTGAAGCTAGAGAGCAATTTTTAGAGATGACAGGAAACCTTCCTGACAACTTGGTCGCCTGTGTCGGTGGCGGTAGTAACGCTATGGGACTTTTCTCTGCCTTCATTGACGATCCATGTGAAATGTACGGCGTCGAACCCGGTGGTAAAGGGACAAAGCTGGGTGAGCATGCGGCAAGCTTAACTTATGGAAGTGAAGGTATATTGCATGGTTTTAACTCCATTATGCTTAAAAATGACAAAGGCGAGCCAGCAGCCGTTCATTCCGTGGCAAGTGGCTTAGACTACCCATCCGTTGGACCTGAACACGCTTATCTCAATTCGATTGCTCGTACAAAAGTGGGCATTGCTAATGATGCAGAAACCATTCAAGCCTTTTACGATCTTAGCCATTATGAAGGCATCATCCCAGCCCTTGAAAGTGCCCATGCTGTGGCATTTGCTATGAAACTCGCCAAAGAAAAACCGTATGAGTCCATCTTGGTGAATCTCAGTGGAAGAGGTGATAAAGACATTGATTTTGTGGTCGCCAATTATAAGCCTGAGGATTACATGTAA
- a CDS encoding Rpn family recombination-promoting nuclease/putative transposase, whose amino-acid sequence MLRTILSIFVVIISVSAYANEPEIINGHILPPEPDPKINNATLLGIDSNHNGVRDDVERKILTTYTKPVQAELMLFQARAHQEMLHDPVGSAIASQKKIQRVGDCSMYLMDKGIDIAERVEFTKKAMYNTKARVKAYRDYNMALSGGVYGSGPADWTEKACDFDVKALLKTQP is encoded by the coding sequence ATGTTACGAACTATTTTAAGTATCTTTGTAGTGATAATAAGCGTGAGCGCTTATGCTAATGAGCCAGAAATCATCAATGGGCACATTCTCCCTCCTGAGCCTGATCCAAAAATAAATAATGCAACCCTCTTGGGAATAGACAGTAATCACAATGGTGTTAGAGATGATGTTGAGAGAAAAATATTAACCACCTATACTAAACCTGTACAAGCAGAACTAATGCTCTTCCAGGCAAGAGCGCATCAAGAGATGCTTCATGATCCCGTAGGATCTGCCATAGCCTCTCAAAAGAAAATACAACGAGTAGGCGATTGTAGTATGTATCTAATGGATAAGGGTATAGATATTGCAGAACGCGTAGAGTTCACTAAAAAAGCAATGTACAATACCAAAGCAAGGGTAAAGGCTTATCGTGATTACAATATGGCTTTAAGCGGAGGCGTCTACGGGAGTGGACCGGCTGATTGGACTGAAAAAGCATGTGACTTTGATGTAAAAGCCCTCTTGAAGACACAACCATAA
- a CDS encoding nucleotidyl transferase AbiEii/AbiGii toxin family protein: MMDTKTNTFILETYAKQIKALNDLISECKELLPHNDLSLIRFGGGTALAIYHFQHRKSFDIDLFVTDPQILSYLSPKHWLEDSYLFNTAKYIDLANHIRLLTKENIKIDILVSQDFIGHAIIDDSQAFFHESIYVESLEDILAKKIVYRKDQNKSRDIIDLSVALYHDASIFEKLLNSGAVTLQDLHDLHDALTRLDTQKYLDEIDLVEPIEFYIDISKNAPASIKQAIGKII; encoded by the coding sequence ATGATGGATACTAAAACAAATACTTTCATCCTTGAGACGTATGCTAAGCAAATTAAAGCACTGAATGATCTCATCAGTGAGTGCAAAGAATTGCTACCGCATAACGATCTCTCTTTGATACGATTCGGCGGGGGAACGGCATTAGCGATTTATCATTTTCAACATCGGAAAAGTTTTGATATTGATCTCTTCGTGACCGATCCGCAAATACTAAGTTACCTGAGTCCAAAACATTGGTTGGAAGACTCTTATTTGTTTAATACTGCAAAGTATATTGACCTCGCCAATCACATCAGGCTGCTTACAAAAGAAAATATCAAAATTGACATTTTAGTATCGCAAGATTTTATAGGCCATGCTATCATCGATGATAGTCAAGCTTTTTTCCATGAGAGTATTTATGTTGAAAGTTTGGAAGATATTTTGGCGAAGAAAATCGTCTATCGAAAAGATCAAAACAAATCCAGAGATATTATTGACCTCAGTGTTGCACTTTATCATGATGCCTCTATTTTTGAGAAGCTTTTAAACTCCGGTGCCGTTACGCTGCAAGATTTACACGACTTACATGATGCACTGACGAGACTCGATACTCAAAAGTATTTAGATGAAATTGATCTTGTTGAGCCTATAGAATTTTACATAGATATTTCAAAAAATGCACCAGCATCCATTAAACAAGCTATTGGCAAAATCATTTAA
- the mqnE gene encoding aminofutalosine synthase MqnE, whose amino-acid sequence MTLIEKLENNERLSLEDGIALYDLDLFTLGKYANQRRRNLHGNKVFFNVNRHINPTNICKDICKFCAFSANRKNPNPYTMTHEEILSILDNSVKNNHITEVHVVSAHNPATGLEWYLEIFSKIKARFPSLHVKALTAAEINFLATEYHLSFDEVIDKMIEYGVDSMPGGGAEIFDEGVREYVCKGKVSSTEWLQIHELWHKRGRESNATMLFGHVEKREHRIDHILRLRDLQDRTNGFNAFIPLVYQRDNNYLQVDDFLSSTEILKTFAISRLMLDNINHIKAYWATSTINLALVAMEYGADDLDGTIEAEAIQSAAGANSAKGLGLQSILELIETSGFTPVERDSLYNELKAY is encoded by the coding sequence ATGACTCTTATCGAAAAGTTAGAAAACAACGAGCGACTAAGCCTTGAAGATGGCATAGCGCTCTACGATCTTGATCTTTTTACGTTGGGTAAATACGCCAACCAAAGACGAAGAAATCTTCACGGTAACAAAGTTTTTTTCAATGTCAACCGACATATTAACCCTACCAACATCTGCAAAGACATCTGCAAATTTTGCGCTTTTAGTGCCAACCGAAAAAATCCAAACCCATACACAATGACACACGAAGAGATTTTATCTATTTTGGATAACTCGGTTAAAAACAATCATATTACCGAAGTGCATGTGGTTTCTGCTCACAACCCCGCAACGGGACTTGAGTGGTATTTGGAGATTTTCTCGAAGATTAAAGCGCGTTTTCCCTCTTTACATGTAAAGGCGTTGACGGCTGCTGAGATCAATTTTTTGGCAACGGAGTATCACCTAAGCTTTGATGAGGTCATTGATAAGATGATCGAGTATGGTGTGGATTCGATGCCCGGAGGTGGTGCTGAGATTTTTGATGAAGGTGTGCGTGAGTACGTTTGCAAAGGTAAAGTAAGCTCAACTGAATGGTTGCAGATTCATGAATTGTGGCATAAAAGGGGACGTGAATCCAATGCAACAATGCTTTTTGGGCATGTCGAAAAGCGTGAACATCGCATCGACCATATTCTTCGTCTTCGTGACTTACAAGATCGCACGAATGGTTTTAATGCGTTCATTCCTCTTGTCTATCAACGTGACAATAACTATTTACAGGTAGATGATTTTTTAAGCTCTACCGAAATTCTCAAAACCTTTGCCATCAGCCGTTTGATGCTCGACAACATCAACCACATCAAAGCGTACTGGGCGACGTCAACGATTAATCTCGCTCTTGTTGCTATGGAATATGGTGCGGACGACCTTGATGGCACCATAGAAGCCGAAGCGATTCAATCGGCTGCGGGTGCGAACAGCGCTAAAGGACTTGGGTTGCAAAGTATTTTAGAGCTCATCGAAACGAGTGGCTTTACACCGGTTGAACGCGATAGTTTATACAACGAACTCAAGGCATATTGA